One window of Lepeophtheirus salmonis chromosome Z, UVic_Lsal_1.4, whole genome shotgun sequence genomic DNA carries:
- the LOC121130483 gene encoding alpha-(1,3)-fucosyltransferase C isoform X1, with protein sequence MVLYPPLLPYDSKNLRRNRILFRHGWKIFIKNLPMLFIVMLFILFYFGYNLDSKQSRSSFDAAVFEYSTYQYKEQDLLMYRGSKAPWLLRKPDGNTTRLKTILYWNEFYGRYDTYDFGYGHDPFVENNCKVSDCYATKDRALMSLDEFDALIIHIRGLPNDWPKSRDWDKQSYVMLAIEAPIYLSEYRQLENLQFNWTMTYRLDSDFPIPYAWMDRIKPLPSEIEAYIKSFGKRKAKNSPSNDKVGLLAQLNYPSSSSTDCEDLSRTDGFMKDLPQHISIDVYGDCGDLSCTPKSVRDCYSELEKKYKFIITVETADCKDYITEGFFTALGLNLIPIVHGGGLTNYSNFAPYKSFIDASKFESPAALANYLKLLDSDDARYYEYFWWKDFYKKGFHHHQALCDLCAKLHDKERESFYPDMQKWWINDAKCTPANKDY encoded by the exons ttggaagatttttattaaaaatttacctATGCTATTCATAGTGATGCTATTTATTCTCTTCTACTTTGGTTACAACTTGGACTCAAAACAATCTCGCTCCTCATTCGACGCTGCAGTATTTGAATACTCTACCTATCAGTATAAAGAA CAGGACCTACTAATGTATCGAGGCTCCAAAGCACCCTGGCTCCTTCGAAAACCAGATGGAAACACCACACGATTAAAAACAATTCTCTATTGGAATGAATTTTATGGTCGCTACGATACATATGACTTTGGTTATGGACACGACCCCTTCGTGGAAAACAATTGTAAAGTATCCGACTGCTACGCCACAAAGGATCGTGCTCTCATGTCTCTTGACGAATTTGATGCACTAATCATACACATTCGCGGCCTTCCAAATGATTGGCCTAAATCAAGGGACTGGGATAAGCAGAGTTATGTCATGCTGGCCATTGAAGCACCCATTTATTTGTCCGAGTATCGACAATTGGAGAATCTACAGTTTAATTGGACAATGACGTATAG ACTGGACTCGGACTTTCCAATCCCCTACGCTTGGATGGACCGAATCAAGCCCCTTCCATCAGAAATTGAAGCCTACATCAAGAGTTTTGGGAAAAGGAAGGCAAAAAACTCCCCTTCCAATGACAAAGTGGGTCTCCTTGCACAGCTCAACTACCCGTCTTCTTCCTCTACTGATTGTGAAGATCTATCAAGGACTGATGGATTCATGAAGGATCTTCCTCAACACATATCCATTGATGTGTATGGTGACTGTGGAGATTTGAGTTGCACACCCAAATCTGTTCGTGACTGTTACTCAGAgctggagaaaaaatataaattcattattactGTAGAAACAGCAGATTGTAAAGACTATATAACAGAGGGATTTTTCACTGCCTTAGGCTTAAACCTGATCCCCATTGTTCATGGAGGTGGACTCACAAACTATTCGAACTTTGCACCATATAAATCCTTTATTGATGCATCTAAATTCGAGTCTCCAGCAGCTCTTGCTAATTATTTGAAGCTTTTGGATTCGGATGATGCTAGatactatgaatatttttggtGGAAAGACTTTTATAAAAAGGGATTTCACCATCATCAAGCTCTATGTGATCTCTGTGCCAAATTGCACGACAAGGAAAGAGAGTCCTTCTATCCGGATATGCAAAAATGGTGGATAAATGACGCTAAATGCACTCCGGCAAATAAGGACTATTGA
- the LOC121130483 gene encoding alpha-(1,3)-fucosyltransferase C isoform X2 — MVLYPPLLPYDSKNLRRNRILFRHGWKIFIKNLPMLFIVMLFILFYFGYNLDSKQSRSSFDAAVFEYSTYQYKEDLLMYRGSKAPWLLRKPDGNTTRLKTILYWNEFYGRYDTYDFGYGHDPFVENNCKVSDCYATKDRALMSLDEFDALIIHIRGLPNDWPKSRDWDKQSYVMLAIEAPIYLSEYRQLENLQFNWTMTYRLDSDFPIPYAWMDRIKPLPSEIEAYIKSFGKRKAKNSPSNDKVGLLAQLNYPSSSSTDCEDLSRTDGFMKDLPQHISIDVYGDCGDLSCTPKSVRDCYSELEKKYKFIITVETADCKDYITEGFFTALGLNLIPIVHGGGLTNYSNFAPYKSFIDASKFESPAALANYLKLLDSDDARYYEYFWWKDFYKKGFHHHQALCDLCAKLHDKERESFYPDMQKWWINDAKCTPANKDY; from the exons ttggaagatttttattaaaaatttacctATGCTATTCATAGTGATGCTATTTATTCTCTTCTACTTTGGTTACAACTTGGACTCAAAACAATCTCGCTCCTCATTCGACGCTGCAGTATTTGAATACTCTACCTATCAGTATAAAGAA GACCTACTAATGTATCGAGGCTCCAAAGCACCCTGGCTCCTTCGAAAACCAGATGGAAACACCACACGATTAAAAACAATTCTCTATTGGAATGAATTTTATGGTCGCTACGATACATATGACTTTGGTTATGGACACGACCCCTTCGTGGAAAACAATTGTAAAGTATCCGACTGCTACGCCACAAAGGATCGTGCTCTCATGTCTCTTGACGAATTTGATGCACTAATCATACACATTCGCGGCCTTCCAAATGATTGGCCTAAATCAAGGGACTGGGATAAGCAGAGTTATGTCATGCTGGCCATTGAAGCACCCATTTATTTGTCCGAGTATCGACAATTGGAGAATCTACAGTTTAATTGGACAATGACGTATAG ACTGGACTCGGACTTTCCAATCCCCTACGCTTGGATGGACCGAATCAAGCCCCTTCCATCAGAAATTGAAGCCTACATCAAGAGTTTTGGGAAAAGGAAGGCAAAAAACTCCCCTTCCAATGACAAAGTGGGTCTCCTTGCACAGCTCAACTACCCGTCTTCTTCCTCTACTGATTGTGAAGATCTATCAAGGACTGATGGATTCATGAAGGATCTTCCTCAACACATATCCATTGATGTGTATGGTGACTGTGGAGATTTGAGTTGCACACCCAAATCTGTTCGTGACTGTTACTCAGAgctggagaaaaaatataaattcattattactGTAGAAACAGCAGATTGTAAAGACTATATAACAGAGGGATTTTTCACTGCCTTAGGCTTAAACCTGATCCCCATTGTTCATGGAGGTGGACTCACAAACTATTCGAACTTTGCACCATATAAATCCTTTATTGATGCATCTAAATTCGAGTCTCCAGCAGCTCTTGCTAATTATTTGAAGCTTTTGGATTCGGATGATGCTAGatactatgaatatttttggtGGAAAGACTTTTATAAAAAGGGATTTCACCATCATCAAGCTCTATGTGATCTCTGTGCCAAATTGCACGACAAGGAAAGAGAGTCCTTCTATCCGGATATGCAAAAATGGTGGATAAATGACGCTAAATGCACTCCGGCAAATAAGGACTATTGA